The Methanobrevibacter sp. genome includes a region encoding these proteins:
- a CDS encoding pyridoxamine 5'-phosphate oxidase family protein: MIDMFREVARVKQKLSDEECMEILKNEPRGVLSLIGDDDYPYGMPMNFLYIPEDNAIYFHGGRKGHKIDAIMKNNKASFCTYDSGFRKPGEWSLNIKSVIAFGRIEMIDDMGETERISRLLSYKFTDDEDYIESEIEHDLKRTLCFALKIEHMTGKIVNES, translated from the coding sequence ATGATTGACATGTTCAGGGAAGTAGCTAGAGTAAAACAAAAATTATCAGATGAAGAATGCATGGAAATATTGAAAAACGAGCCTAGAGGAGTCCTTTCCCTAATAGGGGATGATGACTATCCATACGGCATGCCAATGAATTTTCTATATATTCCAGAGGACAATGCAATATATTTCCATGGAGGAAGAAAAGGCCATAAGATTGATGCGATCATGAAAAACAACAAGGCATCATTCTGCACATATGATTCAGGATTCAGAAAGCCTGGAGAATGGTCATTGAATATAAAAAGCGTGATTGCCTTTGGAAGGATTGAAATGATCGATGACATGGGAGAAACTGAAAGAATCAGCAGGCTTTTAAGCTACAAGTTTACAGACGACGAGGATTATATAGAATCTGAAATAGAACATGACTTGAAGAGGACATTGTGTTTTGCATTGAAGATAGAACACATGACTGGAAAGATAGTTAATGAATCCTAG